A region of Staphylococcus sp. IVB6181 DNA encodes the following proteins:
- a CDS encoding metallophosphoesterase, whose product MRIGTISDLHIDRPSDYTEDEYAKHLALLVQQENLDMLIIAGDISNHYQKSYAFVKQMKALTGVDIRFIPGNHDYWSPEGQSTKDIHTFFLNQPEQLMGRPYIINDEWAIVGNSGWYDYSYANPKYSLEHLERRRFKGATWQDKVHVDWGMSDIEVLRKAAELAEKDLRQVGRRNIILVTHVVTDPSFKVPMPHLIFDYFNAYIGTSDFEPFYQRYPIHYSLMGHVHFRGEISKNGVQYKCVSLGYFREWRSKDIDKEIRHALKIIEI is encoded by the coding sequence ATGAGAATCGGAACCATATCAGATTTACATATAGATCGGCCATCAGATTATACTGAAGATGAATATGCAAAACATTTAGCATTGCTGGTGCAGCAAGAAAACTTGGATATGTTGATAATTGCGGGCGATATTTCTAATCACTATCAAAAGTCATATGCGTTTGTAAAACAGATGAAGGCTTTGACAGGGGTAGATATTCGCTTTATTCCGGGTAATCATGATTATTGGTCGCCTGAAGGGCAGTCTACCAAGGATATTCATACATTCTTCTTAAACCAGCCTGAACAGTTGATGGGACGTCCTTATATCATTAATGATGAATGGGCAATTGTAGGCAACAGCGGCTGGTATGATTATAGTTATGCGAATCCTAAATATTCATTAGAACATTTGGAGCGCCGCCGTTTTAAAGGTGCCACTTGGCAAGATAAAGTTCATGTGGATTGGGGAATGTCTGATATTGAAGTATTGCGCAAAGCGGCAGAATTAGCTGAAAAAGATCTGCGCCAAGTAGGTCGTCGCAATATCATTTTAGTCACACATGTAGTGACAGACCCGAGTTTTAAAGTCCCTATGCCGCATCTAATCTTTGATTATTTCAATGCTTATATCGGCACTTCTGACTTTGAACCCTTCTATCAACGTTATCCGATTCACTATAGTTTGATGGGGCATGTTCATTTTCGAGGTGAAATATCGAAAAACGGGGTACAATACAAATGTGTATCTTTAGGTTATTTTAGAGAATGGCGTTCAAAAGATATAGATAAAGAAATCCGTCATGCTTTGAAAATTATAGAAATATAG
- a CDS encoding M23 family metallopeptidase translates to MNKLVTATIVGLGVSSVGFISHHADAAENNQAAPAQAQSQAQTQTQQTADQTKGYSYGSYFTKDAQGNYHHTLDGNWDQSMFDNKEYQFTLTDSEGATHYFYFPQSLLNPNYQQDDNNYSANVSSEDVQKNGYDANQAPSSEDIANNPNKASENQNASNTQYENTYNQNQGQTNAPEQNATANNGQNVQAAQAPASQSNSGQANVAQTSAPQANTGGSTQGSDQAQQTSGDSAPSTSADGATADDASWLTKHPKIQPYGQYHGGGAHYGVDYGMPENTPVYSLTDGTVTQAGWSNYGGGNQVTIQEKNSDNYQWYMHMNKLNVQEGQDVSAGDQIGLSGNTGNSTAPHLHFQRMQGGVGNQYSVNPDSYINSQA, encoded by the coding sequence ATGAATAAATTAGTCACAGCTACTATTGTAGGTTTGGGAGTTTCATCAGTAGGATTCATCAGCCATCACGCAGATGCGGCTGAAAATAATCAAGCAGCACCAGCACAAGCGCAATCACAAGCACAAACGCAAACACAGCAAACAGCAGATCAAACTAAAGGTTATTCATATGGCTCATACTTCACGAAAGATGCACAAGGCAATTACCACCACACATTGGATGGCAATTGGGACCAATCAATGTTCGACAATAAAGAATATCAATTTACATTAACTGATTCAGAGGGTGCAACACACTATTTCTACTTCCCTCAAAGTTTATTAAACCCTAACTATCAGCAAGACGATAATAACTATTCAGCAAATGTATCAAGCGAAGATGTACAAAAGAATGGTTATGACGCGAACCAAGCACCTTCATCAGAAGATATCGCAAATAATCCAAACAAAGCATCTGAAAACCAAAATGCTTCAAATACACAATATGAAAACACATATAACCAAAATCAAGGACAAACAAACGCACCTGAACAAAATGCGACAGCAAACAACGGACAAAATGTTCAAGCAGCACAAGCACCAGCATCTCAAAGCAATTCTGGTCAAGCGAATGTCGCACAAACTTCAGCACCGCAAGCAAATACTGGCGGTTCTACACAAGGTTCTGACCAAGCGCAGCAAACATCAGGCGACAGTGCACCAAGCACATCAGCTGACGGTGCAACTGCAGATGATGCAAGCTGGTTAACAAAACACCCTAAAATCCAACCGTATGGTCAATACCACGGCGGCGGTGCACACTACGGTGTAGACTATGGTATGCCTGAAAACACACCAGTTTACTCATTAACAGACGGTACAGTAACACAAGCTGGCTGGAGTAACTACGGCGGCGGCAACCAAGTTACAATCCAAGAGAAAAACAGCGACAATTACCAATGGTATATGCACATGAATAAATTAAATGTTCAAGAAGGTCAAGATGTGAGTGCCGGCGATCAAATCGGTTTATCTGGCAACACTGGTAATTCAACTGCACCACACTTACACTTCCAACGCATGCAAGGTGGCGTAGGTAACCAATACAGTGTAAACCCAGACAGCTACATCAACAGCCAAGCATAA